One genomic segment of Desulforamulus reducens MI-1 includes these proteins:
- the rpmH gene encoding 50S ribosomal protein L34 translates to MKRTYQPKNRRHKRVHGFLKRMSTKTGRNVLKRRRLKGRKRLTA, encoded by the coding sequence ATGAAGCGCACATATCAACCCAAGAACCGCAGACATAAAAGGGTTCATGGTTTTTTAAAACGGATGTCTACTAAGACCGGCCGCAATGTACTAAAGAGAAGACGCTTAAAAGGTAGAAAAAGATTGACTGCATAA